In Pirellulales bacterium, one DNA window encodes the following:
- a CDS encoding Uma2 family endonuclease has product MSLLVLNEIVAGRAPPAICFSVAEFHKMLADGILIDGQPLELIDGIILQKDRAAAGEAPMTHGKRHAIAIEEIDDLLAAHAGNSGCSVRAQLPVTLSDVSEPEPDLALVMGKIRDYLDHHPGSSEALLVIEVADSSLHYDRTIKQGLYAAAEIREYWIVNLIDDQIEVHRTPIVDERRYAQRCVFGLGEVVPLPLPGNVSVELRVDELVPPRP; this is encoded by the coding sequence ATGAGCCTTTTGGTCTTAAACGAGATTGTCGCGGGCCGCGCGCCGCCGGCCATTTGCTTCAGCGTCGCTGAATTCCACAAAATGCTCGCCGACGGTATTCTCATTGACGGCCAGCCGCTTGAATTGATTGACGGCATCATCCTTCAGAAGGACCGGGCGGCCGCAGGTGAAGCTCCGATGACACACGGCAAGCGGCACGCAATCGCGATCGAAGAAATTGACGACCTGTTGGCGGCTCACGCCGGCAATTCAGGTTGCAGCGTTCGGGCTCAGTTGCCCGTGACGCTGTCGGACGTGAGCGAACCGGAACCCGACCTGGCGCTGGTCATGGGCAAAATCAGAGATTACCTCGATCACCATCCTGGTTCCAGCGAGGCGCTGTTAGTCATCGAAGTGGCCGACAGTTCGTTGCACTACGATCGCACCATCAAGCAAGGGCTCTATGCGGCTGCTGAAATACGTGAGTATTGGATCGTCAACCTGATCGACGACCAGATCGAGGTCCATCGAACGCCGATTGTCGATGAAAGACGCTACGCACAGCGGTGCGTGTTTGGGCTCGGCGAAGTTGTGCCACTGCCACTGCCAGGCAACGTCTCGGTAGAACTGCGCGTCGACGAGCTGGTCCCGCCACGGCCGTAA